A genome region from Thermomonospora amylolytica includes the following:
- a CDS encoding PucR family transcriptional regulator, protein MGVLTTSPAKADREIIRRAVRRLSDQLPQLADRLVNEILAGEGGDRPAELRADLWEVSHIGLGHGIEAILEPGRGRPDLRWAEELGRRRAEQGLPLDQLLRSYRLAGCVFWEGLVEVVSEEDPAYVPMLVRHATQTWHTIDQQSTTAAEAYHRTEYELLRRSEERVAAIVDALLEGRGTDPGLLPSATRALGLPAQGRYAVVVIDQRDVLDGQRFVRPVDGGGLRFIWRMRADTQIAVVSLGNADLSDLVETLRPRVHSHAGISPVVDGLADLGKARWLAELALRTCREPGAEIARLDRRLPDALVVSQPELADRLGRGVLGAFSDVNPAFRDVLVSTLTTWLECDGSASRAASRLYCHHNTVLNRLRRIEQLTGRSLNRPRDLVEVVLALSALKLVNSKDPASRG, encoded by the coding sequence ATGGGCGTACTCACAACCTCGCCCGCCAAGGCCGACCGCGAGATCATCAGGCGCGCGGTCCGCAGGCTGTCGGACCAGCTTCCGCAGCTGGCGGACCGGCTGGTCAATGAGATCCTGGCCGGTGAGGGCGGGGATCGTCCAGCCGAACTGCGGGCCGATTTGTGGGAGGTGTCTCACATCGGCCTCGGCCACGGCATCGAGGCGATCCTGGAGCCCGGCCGCGGCCGCCCCGACCTGCGCTGGGCCGAGGAGCTGGGCCGCCGCCGCGCCGAGCAGGGCCTGCCGCTGGACCAGCTGCTGCGGTCCTACCGGCTGGCCGGCTGCGTGTTCTGGGAGGGCCTGGTCGAGGTCGTCAGCGAGGAGGACCCGGCGTACGTGCCGATGCTGGTCCGCCACGCCACCCAGACCTGGCACACCATCGACCAGCAGTCCACCACCGCCGCCGAGGCCTACCACCGCACCGAGTACGAGCTGCTGCGGCGCAGCGAGGAACGGGTCGCCGCGATCGTCGACGCCCTGCTGGAGGGGCGCGGCACCGACCCGGGGCTGCTGCCGTCGGCGACGCGGGCGCTCGGGCTGCCCGCCCAGGGCCGGTACGCCGTCGTGGTGATCGACCAGCGCGACGTGCTGGACGGCCAGCGCTTCGTGCGGCCGGTGGACGGCGGCGGGCTGCGGTTCATCTGGCGGATGCGCGCCGACACCCAGATCGCGGTGGTCTCCCTGGGCAACGCCGACCTGTCGGACCTGGTGGAGACGCTGCGCCCGCGGGTGCACAGCCACGCCGGGATCAGCCCGGTGGTGGACGGCCTGGCCGACCTGGGCAAGGCCCGCTGGCTGGCCGAGCTGGCGCTGCGCACCTGCCGGGAGCCCGGGGCGGAGATCGCCCGGCTGGACCGCCGGCTGCCGGACGCCCTGGTGGTGTCGCAGCCGGAGCTGGCCGACCGGCTCGGCCGCGGGGTGCTGGGAGCGTTCTCCGACGTCAACCCGGCGTTCCGGGACGTGCTGGTGTCCACCCTGACGACCTGGCTGGAGTGCGACGGCTCGGCGTCGCGGGCGGCGAGCCGGCTGTACTGCCACCACAACACGGTGCTCAACCGGCTGCGCCGGATCGAGCAGCTCACCGGCCGTTCCCTGAACCGGCCCCGGGACCTGGTGGAGGTCGTGCTCGCGCTGAGCGCGCTCAAGCTGGTGAACAGCAAGGACCCGGCCTCCCGCGGCTGA
- a CDS encoding substrate-binding and VWA domain-containing protein yields the protein MSGRHSTRPGRPGRRNLTAVAAATVATALIGAGCYAFAGSFGCAARGTVDLHVAVAPEIEPAIRPAADRLTGERHVAGGKCVRAVVTTAEPAAVAAMLSGTGGSQVLERKPDVWIPDSSLWSAAAPGGEARMPQPGFSIAQSPIVAGVPVSAKGRPTAGSPPKWLELLAGKYPKARVTDPGRSAAGMGLLMIVRTLLAEDPAATEKFTGIVRGAREGVVQDTRTLFSGPRGRLVIASEQAVRSHNRDRPAEPLEVVWPADGTLALDYPYTVVADAEDRTEAARLLEREIRTERTRAALRSLGFRTGRPDTEGIRLLPDPEPSEVRATLQAWAKLSLTSRMLSVLDVSGSMAARVPGSGGKTRMQVLAQAAQLGLSYQPDDTELGQWVFSTRMDGRRDWRQTVELGPLGERTGSVTRRQRILSSLSSLRPKPDGDTGLYDSVIAAVEYMRETYKPDMVNTVLLMTDGRNDDADGPTLEQTLRRLREGADPARPVQVVIIGFGDEVDRNELNRIARATGGSVHIAHTAKDMERIFLAGTSRRICSPRC from the coding sequence GTGAGCGGACGCCACAGCACCCGGCCGGGACGTCCCGGCCGCCGCAACCTCACCGCCGTCGCCGCGGCCACCGTGGCGACGGCGCTGATAGGGGCCGGGTGCTACGCGTTCGCCGGGTCGTTCGGCTGCGCCGCCCGCGGCACCGTCGACCTGCACGTCGCGGTGGCGCCCGAGATCGAGCCCGCGATCCGGCCGGCCGCCGACCGCCTCACCGGGGAACGGCACGTCGCCGGCGGCAAGTGCGTGCGGGCCGTCGTCACCACCGCCGAGCCCGCCGCGGTGGCCGCCATGCTGTCCGGCACCGGCGGCTCCCAGGTCCTCGAGCGCAAGCCGGACGTGTGGATCCCCGACTCGTCGCTGTGGTCGGCCGCCGCCCCCGGCGGGGAGGCGCGGATGCCGCAGCCGGGATTCTCCATCGCGCAGTCGCCGATCGTGGCGGGCGTCCCGGTGTCGGCCAAGGGCAGGCCCACCGCCGGCAGCCCGCCGAAGTGGCTGGAACTGCTGGCGGGCAAGTACCCCAAGGCGCGGGTCACCGACCCGGGCCGCAGCGCGGCCGGGATGGGCCTGCTGATGATCGTCCGCACCCTGCTGGCCGAGGACCCCGCCGCCACCGAGAAGTTCACCGGCATCGTGCGCGGCGCCCGGGAGGGCGTCGTCCAGGACACCAGGACCCTGTTCTCCGGCCCGCGCGGCCGGCTCGTGATCGCCTCCGAGCAGGCGGTGCGCAGCCACAACCGGGACCGGCCGGCCGAGCCGCTGGAGGTGGTCTGGCCCGCGGACGGCACGCTGGCGCTGGACTACCCGTACACGGTGGTCGCCGACGCCGAGGACCGGACCGAGGCGGCCCGGCTGCTGGAGCGCGAGATCCGCACCGAGCGCACCCGCGCCGCGCTGCGCAGCCTGGGGTTCCGCACCGGCCGCCCGGACACCGAGGGCATCCGGCTGCTGCCCGACCCCGAGCCGTCCGAGGTCCGCGCCACCCTGCAGGCCTGGGCCAAGCTGTCGCTGACCAGCCGGATGCTGTCGGTGCTGGACGTCTCCGGGTCGATGGCGGCCAGGGTGCCCGGCTCGGGCGGCAAGACCCGGATGCAGGTGCTCGCGCAGGCCGCCCAGCTCGGCCTGTCGTACCAGCCGGACGACACCGAGCTGGGGCAGTGGGTGTTCTCCACCAGGATGGACGGCCGCCGGGACTGGCGGCAGACCGTGGAGCTGGGCCCGCTGGGCGAGCGGACCGGCTCGGTCACCCGGCGGCAGCGGATCCTGTCGTCGCTGTCCTCGCTGCGGCCCAAGCCCGACGGCGACACCGGCCTGTACGACTCGGTGATCGCCGCGGTCGAGTACATGCGCGAGACCTACAAGCCCGACATGGTCAACACCGTGCTGCTGATGACCGACGGGCGCAACGACGACGCCGACGGGCCCACCCTGGAGCAGACGCTGCGGCGGCTGCGGGAGGGCGCCGACCCGGCCCGCCCGGTCCAGGTGGTGATCATCGGCTTCGGCGACGAGGTCGACAGGAACGAGCTGAACCGGATCGCCAGGGCCACCGGCGGCAGCGTGCACATCGCGCACACCGCCAAGGACATGGAGCGGATCTTCCTGGCCGGCACGTCCCGGCGGATCTGCTCGCCCAGGTGCTGA
- a CDS encoding alpha/beta hydrolase family protein: MKTNLVRKLKMLPAIVALAGSGALVAPGTAAAADNPYERGPNPTESLIEAARGPFATSQTTVSSLSVTGFGGGVIYYPTDTSQGTFGGIAISPGYTAAWSSLDWLGPRLASHGFVVIGIETNTRLDQPASRGDQLLAALDYLTQRSSVRSRVDATRLAVAGHSMGGGGSLEAAKDRTSLKAAIPLAPWNTDKTWPEVRTPTLIIGGESDTVAPVSSHSIPFYTSLTSAREKAYLELDNASHFFPQTSNTTMAKYMISWMKRYIDNDTRYEQFLCPGPSTGLLSGISDWRQTCPGS, encoded by the coding sequence ATGAAGACGAACCTGGTGCGCAAACTGAAGATGCTGCCGGCGATCGTTGCCCTGGCGGGCAGCGGCGCGCTGGTGGCCCCCGGCACCGCCGCCGCGGCCGACAACCCCTACGAGCGCGGCCCCAACCCGACGGAGTCCCTGATCGAGGCGGCGCGCGGCCCGTTCGCGACCTCGCAGACCACCGTCTCCTCGCTGAGCGTCACGGGCTTCGGCGGCGGCGTGATCTACTACCCGACCGACACCAGCCAGGGCACCTTCGGCGGCATCGCCATCTCGCCCGGCTACACCGCCGCCTGGTCCAGCCTGGACTGGCTCGGCCCGCGCCTGGCCTCGCACGGGTTCGTGGTGATCGGCATCGAGACCAACACCCGTCTGGACCAGCCGGCCAGCCGCGGCGACCAGCTGCTGGCGGCGCTGGACTACCTGACCCAGCGCAGCTCGGTGCGCAGCCGCGTGGACGCCACCCGCCTGGCGGTGGCCGGCCACTCGATGGGCGGCGGCGGCAGCCTGGAGGCCGCCAAGGACCGCACCTCGCTGAAGGCCGCGATCCCGCTGGCGCCGTGGAACACCGACAAGACCTGGCCCGAGGTCCGCACGCCGACCCTGATCATCGGCGGCGAGTCCGACACCGTCGCCCCGGTGAGCTCGCACTCGATCCCGTTCTACACCAGCCTCACCAGCGCCCGTGAGAAGGCGTACCTGGAGCTGGACAACGCCAGCCACTTCTTCCCGCAGACCAGCAACACCACCATGGCCAAGTACATGATCAGCTGGATGAAGCGGTACATCGACAACGACACCCGCTACGAGCAGTTCCTGTGCCCGGGCCCGTCGACGGGGCTGCTCAGCGGCATCTCCGACTGGCGGCAGACCTGCCCGGGCAGCTGA
- a CDS encoding NAD(P)-dependent oxidoreductase: protein MMHAPVTVIGLGAMGSAMAAAFLRQGRRTTVWNRTAAKAAPLVERGAEQAPTPAAALAAGDLVVISQVDYAAMYDTFAGAEAALKGKVLVNLSSGTPNELREAARWAAGHGAELITGGIMVPPPGIGTPDSYVFYAGSEEVLNAHRETLEVLGEVRHMGADPGLAMLFYQAMLMLFWSSLVGYFHAAALVGTAGAAAKELQPFAARIFDQLTGDGPMGFLSVLTREIDAREYPGEENSLHMQAVGMAHVVEAFRDAGLDTGVPEAIRDLYARTDAAGHGLEGLSSVMELIWPRG, encoded by the coding sequence ATGATGCACGCACCGGTGACGGTGATCGGACTGGGCGCGATGGGGTCGGCGATGGCCGCGGCGTTCCTCAGGCAGGGACGTCGCACAACGGTGTGGAACCGCACGGCCGCCAAGGCCGCCCCTTTGGTGGAGCGGGGGGCCGAGCAGGCGCCCACCCCGGCGGCGGCGCTGGCGGCGGGCGACCTGGTGGTGATCAGCCAGGTGGACTACGCCGCCATGTACGACACGTTCGCCGGCGCGGAGGCGGCGCTCAAGGGGAAGGTGCTGGTCAACCTCAGCTCGGGGACGCCGAACGAGCTGCGGGAGGCGGCGCGGTGGGCGGCCGGGCACGGCGCCGAGCTGATCACCGGGGGGATCATGGTGCCTCCGCCGGGGATCGGGACGCCGGACTCCTACGTCTTCTACGCGGGCTCCGAGGAGGTCCTGAACGCCCACCGCGAGACGCTGGAAGTCCTCGGCGAGGTCCGGCACATGGGCGCCGACCCCGGCCTGGCGATGCTGTTCTACCAGGCGATGCTGATGCTGTTCTGGTCCTCGCTGGTCGGCTACTTCCACGCCGCCGCGCTGGTGGGGACGGCCGGGGCGGCGGCCAAGGAGCTGCAGCCGTTCGCGGCGCGGATCTTCGACCAGCTCACCGGGGACGGGCCGATGGGGTTCCTGTCCGTCCTCACCCGGGAGATCGACGCCCGCGAGTACCCGGGCGAGGAGAACAGCCTGCACATGCAGGCGGTGGGCATGGCCCACGTGGTGGAGGCGTTCCGGGACGCGGGCCTGGACACCGGCGTGCCCGAGGCGATCCGCGACCTGTACGCCAGGACGGACGCCGCCGGGCACGGGCTCGAGGGGCTGAGCAGCGTGATGGAGCTGATCTGGCCCCGGGGCTGA
- a CDS encoding BTAD domain-containing putative transcriptional regulator — MRFGVLGPPVVWTDGGEPVTVPEAKVRRLLADLLAHRGRPVPADRLIFDLWGDRPPRNPSGTLQARVSQLRRALEDAEPGARALVVSGPAGYALHVEPEAVDADRFAALLSRAREAADPASRARLLTEALALWRGPAFDGVADEDFARAEAAGLEELRLLAVEERAEARLELGEHAQVAAELAAEVARHPLRERLRAAHLLALYRSGRQGEALAGYQELRERLAEELGADPGPELAALHRAMLRQDPALSPDPELPVPLTELIGRDDEIRRTAELLAGHRLVTLTGPGGVGKTRLALAVAGRAAHPDGVRLVELASLPPGAGEEEVAEAVAAALDVRDDHAPGPRPARGMRPVDRLAAAVRARRMLLVLDNCEHLVEAAAAVAQRLLTAAPGLRVLATGREPLGLAGERVLPVPPLDLPGPQDDPAESGAVRLFVARATAADPAFAFDPGTAPAVAAICTRLDGLPLALELAATRVRALGVHELAARLDDRFRLLAGGRRDAPARHRTLRAVIDWSWEPLPEPERAVLRRLAVHADGCTLRAAEAVCAGDGVPAADVPELLARLVDRSLVVVTRTRGETRYRLLESVAAYCHERLEAAGETARVRARHLEHYLDLAERAEPALRGRAQRRTLALLDAESANLRAALEHAADPGRALRLVNALAWYWYLRGRIGEARRSFAQTLSIDGPAPGDLRAQALAWQAGMVMAAGEDPGEFPPPAPGAGGARAEWFRTFVSWAYRDLREHEERVEHVLAAFRALGDRWGEAAALVVRAKLALGRGSLARLERDAEHGLALFRELGDDWGVSEAVDTLGMYAEIVGDYGRAARLHTEGLRLAEAHGIRTRVSFALSRLGRIAMLTGDLDRSRDLHERAARLAAEHADKSAEEFAGVGLALVARRQGRLEEAERRLRQWLPWLRQVNGDPGVSFVLAELGFVAEQRGDAAEALELHREALAAAGGTRLLEDGTLPGDAEPRAAALALEGLAGAYSLAGDPRRAARLLSMAAGIRASVGAPLPAGERGDVDRITRRIHDMLGAEAV, encoded by the coding sequence GTGCGCTTCGGGGTGCTCGGCCCGCCGGTCGTGTGGACGGACGGCGGTGAACCCGTCACGGTGCCCGAGGCCAAGGTCCGCCGCCTGCTGGCCGACCTGCTCGCGCACCGGGGACGGCCCGTTCCGGCCGACCGGCTGATCTTCGACCTGTGGGGGGACCGCCCGCCCCGCAACCCGTCCGGGACGCTGCAGGCCCGTGTCTCCCAGTTGCGGCGGGCGCTGGAGGACGCCGAACCCGGAGCCCGCGCACTGGTGGTGTCGGGTCCGGCCGGGTACGCGCTGCACGTGGAGCCCGAGGCGGTCGACGCCGACCGGTTCGCGGCGCTGCTGTCCCGGGCCCGCGAGGCCGCCGATCCCGCGTCCCGGGCACGGCTGCTGACCGAGGCGCTGGCGTTGTGGCGGGGTCCGGCGTTCGACGGGGTCGCCGACGAGGACTTCGCCCGGGCGGAGGCCGCCGGGCTGGAGGAGCTGCGGCTGCTGGCGGTCGAGGAGCGGGCCGAGGCGCGCCTGGAGCTGGGCGAGCACGCCCAGGTGGCGGCCGAGCTGGCGGCGGAGGTGGCCCGCCATCCGCTGCGGGAACGGCTGCGCGCCGCCCACCTGCTGGCGCTGTACCGGTCCGGGCGGCAGGGCGAGGCGCTGGCCGGCTACCAGGAGCTGCGGGAACGGCTGGCCGAGGAGCTGGGCGCGGACCCCGGCCCCGAGCTGGCCGCGCTGCACCGGGCGATGCTGCGCCAGGATCCCGCGCTGTCGCCGGACCCCGAGCTGCCCGTCCCGCTCACCGAGCTGATCGGCCGGGACGACGAGATCCGCCGCACCGCCGAACTGCTGGCCGGGCACCGGCTGGTGACGCTGACCGGTCCCGGCGGGGTCGGCAAGACACGGCTGGCCCTCGCGGTCGCCGGGCGGGCCGCCCACCCGGACGGCGTGCGGCTGGTGGAGCTGGCCTCGCTGCCGCCCGGCGCGGGCGAGGAGGAGGTCGCCGAGGCGGTGGCGGCGGCGCTGGACGTCCGGGACGACCACGCCCCCGGACCGCGGCCCGCCCGCGGGATGCGGCCGGTCGACCGGCTCGCCGCGGCGGTGCGCGCCCGCCGCATGCTGCTGGTCCTGGACAACTGCGAGCACCTGGTGGAGGCCGCCGCCGCGGTGGCGCAGCGGCTGCTGACCGCCGCCCCCGGGCTGCGGGTGCTGGCGACCGGCCGGGAACCGCTGGGGCTCGCCGGCGAGCGGGTCCTGCCGGTGCCGCCGCTGGACCTGCCCGGCCCGCAGGACGACCCGGCGGAGTCCGGCGCGGTGCGGCTGTTCGTCGCGCGGGCGACCGCCGCCGACCCGGCGTTCGCGTTCGATCCCGGCACCGCCCCGGCCGTGGCCGCGATCTGCACCCGGCTGGACGGGCTGCCGCTGGCGCTGGAACTGGCCGCCACCCGGGTGCGGGCCCTCGGCGTGCACGAGCTGGCCGCCCGGCTCGACGACCGGTTCCGGCTGCTGGCCGGCGGGCGGCGGGACGCCCCGGCCCGGCACCGCACCCTGCGCGCCGTGATCGACTGGAGCTGGGAGCCGCTGCCCGAGCCGGAACGCGCGGTGCTGCGCCGGCTGGCCGTGCACGCCGACGGCTGCACCCTGCGGGCGGCGGAGGCGGTGTGCGCCGGCGACGGCGTCCCGGCCGCCGACGTCCCCGAACTGCTGGCCCGGCTGGTGGACCGTTCGCTGGTGGTGGTGACGCGCACGCGCGGCGAGACGCGCTACCGGCTGCTGGAGTCGGTCGCCGCGTACTGCCACGAGCGGCTGGAGGCGGCGGGGGAGACCGCACGGGTCCGCGCCCGGCACCTGGAGCACTACCTGGACCTGGCCGAACGCGCCGAGCCCGCGCTGCGCGGCCGCGCGCAGCGCCGGACCCTGGCGCTGCTGGACGCCGAGAGCGCCAACCTGCGGGCCGCGCTGGAGCACGCCGCCGATCCCGGACGGGCCCTCCGCCTGGTCAACGCGCTGGCCTGGTACTGGTACCTGCGCGGGCGGATCGGCGAGGCCCGCCGTTCCTTCGCGCAGACCCTGTCGATCGACGGGCCCGCCCCCGGCGACCTGCGGGCACAGGCGCTGGCCTGGCAGGCGGGCATGGTGATGGCCGCCGGGGAGGACCCCGGCGAGTTCCCGCCCCCGGCGCCGGGGGCGGGCGGGGCGCGGGCGGAGTGGTTCCGCACGTTCGTCTCCTGGGCCTACCGGGACCTGCGCGAGCACGAGGAACGGGTCGAGCACGTGCTGGCGGCGTTCCGTGCGCTCGGGGACCGGTGGGGGGAGGCCGCCGCGCTGGTCGTCCGCGCGAAGCTGGCGCTGGGACGCGGGAGCCTGGCCCGGCTCGAACGGGACGCCGAGCACGGCCTGGCGCTGTTCCGCGAGCTGGGCGACGACTGGGGCGTGAGCGAGGCCGTCGACACGCTGGGCATGTACGCCGAGATCGTCGGCGACTACGGCCGCGCCGCCCGGCTGCACACCGAGGGGCTGCGGCTGGCCGAGGCGCACGGCATCCGGACCCGGGTGTCGTTCGCGCTGTCCAGGCTGGGGCGGATCGCGATGCTCACCGGGGACCTCGACCGCTCCCGGGACCTGCACGAGCGGGCCGCCCGGCTGGCCGCCGAGCACGCCGACAAGTCCGCCGAGGAGTTCGCCGGGGTCGGGCTGGCCCTGGTGGCGCGCCGCCAGGGCCGCCTCGAGGAGGCCGAACGCCGGCTGCGCCAGTGGCTGCCCTGGCTCCGCCAGGTCAACGGCGATCCGGGCGTGTCGTTCGTGCTCGCCGAACTCGGCTTCGTCGCCGAGCAGCGCGGCGACGCCGCCGAGGCCCTGGAACTGCACCGCGAGGCCCTCGCCGCGGCGGGCGGCACCCGCCTGTTGGAGGACGGGACCCTGCCCGGCGACGCCGAACCCCGCGCGGCGGCCCTCGCCCTGGAGGGCCTGGCGGGCGCGTACTCCCTGGCCGGAGACCCGCGCCGCGCCGCCCGGCTGCTGTCCATGGCGGCCGGCATCCGCGCGTCGGTGGGCGCGCCGCTGCCCGCCGGCGAACGCGGCGACGTGGACCGCATCACCCGCCGCATCCACGACATGCTCGGCGCCGAGGCCGTGTGA
- a CDS encoding AMP-binding protein encodes MVSEAAGIGERAATVLRVAVMFGRTGLWRPGPPARVARQLGALRRWGTTLGGSWISAAARDPGRPAIVDEYGTLTYGEVDARTDRLAAALGSGGGRPRVAVLCRNHRGMVETLVACGKLGSDVVLLNTGMGTEQTIKVLHEQEAEILVADSEFGEILSGAPGGVRTLTADGPGCDLAALIDTPVAADLRPPPRNGRMIVLSSGTTGRPKGAQRNPSPGLGALASVLSKIPLRVHETVQIEAPLFHTWGFAGLQIAIGLRATMVLRRRFDPEGCLRAAAGNRVTAMIAVPVMLQRTLEWRDGGGELPDLPALRVVAVSGSALPGGFATRFMDAFGDVLYNLYGSTEASWVTIATPEDLRAHPDTAGRPPSGTRLAILDDEGRPVPPGEVGRIFAANELLFAGYTSGATKETVDGMIGLGDLGRLDEHGRLFVCGRADDMIVSGGENVFPGEVEDVLTELPQVREAAVVGVPDAEWGQRLAAYVVLHPGQTLTADEVRDLARSRVARFAVPRDVHFVDELPRNATGKIVRNRLP; translated from the coding sequence ATGGTGTCGGAGGCGGCAGGAATCGGGGAGCGGGCCGCGACGGTGCTGCGGGTCGCGGTCATGTTCGGGCGGACCGGGCTGTGGCGGCCGGGCCCGCCCGCACGGGTCGCCCGCCAGCTCGGCGCGCTGCGGCGGTGGGGCACCACGCTGGGCGGGTCGTGGATCTCGGCGGCGGCGCGCGACCCCGGACGGCCGGCGATCGTCGACGAGTACGGAACGCTGACGTACGGCGAGGTCGACGCCCGCACCGACCGGCTCGCGGCGGCGCTGGGCTCCGGCGGCGGGCGGCCCCGGGTGGCGGTGCTGTGCCGCAACCACCGCGGCATGGTGGAGACGCTGGTGGCGTGCGGCAAGCTCGGCTCGGACGTGGTGCTGCTCAACACGGGGATGGGCACCGAGCAGACGATCAAGGTGCTGCACGAGCAGGAGGCCGAGATCCTCGTCGCCGACTCGGAGTTCGGCGAGATCCTGTCCGGCGCGCCCGGCGGGGTCCGCACGCTGACGGCCGACGGACCCGGCTGTGACCTGGCCGCCCTCATCGACACGCCGGTCGCCGCCGACCTGCGGCCGCCCCCGCGCAACGGCCGCATGATCGTCCTCAGCTCCGGGACGACCGGCCGGCCCAAGGGGGCGCAGCGCAACCCGAGCCCCGGCCTGGGCGCGCTGGCGTCGGTGCTGTCCAAGATCCCGCTGCGGGTCCACGAGACGGTGCAGATCGAGGCGCCGCTGTTCCACACCTGGGGGTTCGCGGGCCTGCAGATCGCCATCGGGCTGCGGGCGACGATGGTGCTGCGCCGCCGGTTCGACCCCGAGGGCTGCCTGCGCGCCGCCGCCGGGAACCGGGTCACCGCGATGATCGCCGTCCCCGTGATGCTGCAGCGGACGCTGGAATGGCGGGACGGCGGCGGCGAACTCCCCGACCTGCCGGCGCTGCGGGTCGTGGCGGTGAGCGGCTCGGCGCTGCCCGGCGGGTTCGCCACCCGGTTCATGGACGCGTTCGGCGACGTCCTCTACAACCTGTACGGGTCCACCGAGGCGTCCTGGGTGACGATCGCCACCCCCGAGGACCTGCGCGCCCACCCCGACACGGCGGGCAGGCCCCCGAGCGGCACCCGCCTGGCGATCCTGGACGACGAGGGACGTCCCGTCCCGCCGGGCGAAGTCGGCCGCATCTTCGCCGCGAACGAGCTGCTGTTCGCCGGCTACACCAGCGGCGCGACCAAGGAGACGGTCGACGGCATGATCGGCCTCGGCGACCTCGGCCGGCTGGACGAGCACGGCCGGCTGTTCGTCTGCGGGCGCGCCGACGACATGATCGTCTCCGGCGGGGAGAACGTCTTCCCCGGCGAGGTCGAGGACGTGCTCACCGAGCTGCCCCAGGTCCGCGAGGCGGCGGTGGTCGGCGTCCCGGACGCCGAGTGGGGCCAGCGCCTGGCCGCCTACGTCGTGCTGCACCCCGGTCAGACCCTCACCGCCGACGAGGTCCGCGACCTGGCCCGCAGCCGGGTCGCCCGCTTCGCCGTCCCCCGCGACGTCCACTTCGTCGACGAACTGCCCCGCAACGCCACCGGCAAGATCGTCCGCAACCGCCTCCCCTGA
- a CDS encoding XRE family transcriptional regulator — protein MNDHDHERAARRAEEAGLRFDSERLTLARRLRGLRKNQLAEAIGTTPAAIGRYEAGVHRPSPVTLSRLAMALGVPVEFFHAGHGTGVLDSAHAHFRSLRSTTQIERDQALAYGRIAADIVTALESLVELPAVDIPEHPVHPDEIGGPGPVLAARAARAAMAASPGPVPHVVRLLESRGVIVIVLPPSTERVDAFSVGAHPRPMVMFNPAKGDYWRNRFDGAHELGHLVMHADAEPGSKVVEDQANRFAAEFLMPEEDIADALPRTADWSRLAALKAEWGVSMAALLYRARTLRVMTESVYRNAMSTLSANGWRRQEPGPSRPLESPTMLVKAVELAAAAGTDRDRLATDARVTRADLDLLIPPRPHPVPA, from the coding sequence GTGAACGACCACGACCACGAGCGCGCGGCCCGGCGCGCCGAGGAGGCCGGGCTGCGGTTCGACAGCGAACGGCTGACCCTGGCGCGGCGGCTGCGCGGCCTGCGCAAGAACCAGCTCGCCGAGGCGATCGGCACCACCCCGGCGGCCATCGGCCGGTACGAGGCCGGGGTGCACCGCCCGTCCCCGGTCACGCTGTCGCGGCTGGCGATGGCGCTGGGCGTCCCGGTGGAGTTCTTCCACGCCGGGCACGGCACGGGGGTGCTGGACTCGGCGCACGCCCACTTCCGCTCGCTGCGCTCCACCACCCAGATCGAACGCGACCAGGCGCTGGCGTACGGGCGGATCGCCGCCGACATCGTGACGGCCCTGGAGTCGCTGGTGGAGCTGCCCGCGGTGGACATCCCCGAGCACCCGGTGCACCCGGACGAGATCGGCGGGCCCGGGCCGGTGCTGGCGGCGCGCGCGGCGCGGGCGGCGATGGCGGCGTCGCCGGGGCCCGTCCCCCACGTGGTCCGGCTGCTGGAGTCCCGCGGCGTCATCGTGATCGTGCTGCCCCCGTCCACGGAACGGGTGGACGCGTTCAGCGTGGGGGCGCATCCCCGGCCGATGGTGATGTTCAACCCGGCCAAGGGCGACTACTGGCGCAACCGGTTCGACGGGGCGCACGAGCTGGGGCACCTGGTGATGCACGCCGACGCCGAGCCCGGCAGCAAGGTGGTGGAGGACCAGGCCAACCGGTTCGCCGCCGAGTTCCTGATGCCGGAGGAGGACATCGCCGACGCCCTCCCCCGCACCGCGGACTGGTCCCGGCTGGCCGCCCTCAAGGCCGAGTGGGGGGTCAGCATGGCGGCGCTGCTCTACCGGGCCCGGACCCTGCGGGTGATGACGGAGTCCGTGTACCGGAACGCGATGAGCACCCTCAGCGCCAACGGCTGGCGCCGCCAGGAGCCCGGCCCGTCCCGGCCCCTGGAGTCGCCCACCATGCTCGTCAAGGCCGTGGAGCTCGCCGCCGCCGCCGGCACCGACCGCGACCGCCTGGCCACCGACGCCCGCGTCACCCGCGCCGACCTGGACCTGCTGATCCCACCCCGCCCCCACCCCGTCCCGGCCTGA